A stretch of DNA from Desulfosarcina ovata subsp. ovata:
CGCATCAGCAGTCTGACGCGCCAGTTCCTTGATCTCATTGGCCACGACAGCAAACCCTTTACCAGCCTCTCCGGCCCTGGCCGCCTCGATGGTGGCATTCAAGGCCAACAGATTAACCTGCTCGGAAATGTCGGTAATGGTTTCGATTACCTTACCGATGGAATCCGCCGCCGTCCCCAATTCGTTCATCAGCACGGTGGCCTGCTTGGTTTTCTCATTGGCATCTTCGGAGGTTGTTCGCGCCGTCTCCGCATTTTTCGAAATTTCATCGATGGTCGACGACATCTCTTCCGCTGCAGAGGCCACCAGGTTCGCATTAGTGGACGACTGTTCCATGGCAGCGGCCACGGCGGTCATTTTTTCGTTCATGACACCTGCGGCGGCGGTTACGTCTTCTGATTGACGCGATGTTTGTTTGGTATCGTCCGTCATCTGGACAGAGATGGAAGAAAGCTCCGTCGACGCCGAGGAAAGGGTCTCGACGCCCTGCTTGATCTCTCTGAGCATTTCACCCAGATCACTGTTCATTTGATTCAACGAGTCGCCCATCTCACCCAACTCATCTCTATTCTGGATGGCAAGCTTGCGGGTCAGATCCCCTTGGGCAAGGCCATGGGCAAAGGCAACCGTTGATTTGAGGGGTGCGGTAATCGCCCGGATCACAAAAAAGGTCATGGCCGCCAGGACGATCATGATCAACACCCCGATACCGATAAAGATCTTGACGATAGTCGCTTTCAGGTAGGCGGCCAGGCCATCCAATACGCCCTGATAGTCATCCACAGCCTGGTGTTGTTTTTTGTCGGTCGCATCTATTTCACTCAGAATACGTGTCTTTTCGGCATCAGAGACGGCGAGGTGAAGCGCTTTGGTCAGTTCGTGCTTCTTCACACTATTCGCGTGGGCTTCATCGGTGTACTTTGCAATCTGGGTAAGTTGGGGCTTGCCTTTCAATTTCAGGAACAAGGCGGCGATTTTGGGGGTAGATGGATGAACGGTACCATACATCCGTTTGTATTCGGCTACGATCGCATCAACATTGTCGTGTATCTGCATCAGTCGATAAACCCCTCCGGGCACGTTATCGAAGGCAATCACCTCCTCGGCAA
This window harbors:
- a CDS encoding methyl-accepting chemotaxis protein — encoded protein: MAGEVWARTNKPVDWEKYNELAEEVIAFDNVPGGVYRLMQIHDNVDAIVAEYKRMYGTVHPSTPKIAALFLKLKGKPQLTQIAKYTDEAHANSVKKHELTKALHLAVSDAEKTRILSEIDATDKKQHQAVDDYQGVLDGLAAYLKATIVKIFIGIGVLIMIVLAAMTFFVIRAITAPLKSTVAFAHGLAQGDLTRKLAIQNRDELGEMGDSLNQMNSDLGEMLREIKQGVETLSSASTELSSISVQMTDDTKQTSRQSEDVTAAAGVMNEKMTAVAAAMEQSSTNANLVASAAEEMSSTIDEISKNAETARTTSEDANEKTKQATVLMNELGTAADSIGKVIETITDISEQVNLLALNATIEAARAGEAGKGFAVVANEIKELARQTADATQDIKLKINTIQDTTRTTISQTQEVSTVIGNVNDVIAGIATAVEEQSAATREIVSNIVQVSSGFEEVNRNVGEATNEAANINAAITEVNQSTDQIATSSNQVNSSAGELSTLAETLNGMVLRFKL